One Pocillopora verrucosa isolate sample1 chromosome 10, ASM3666991v2, whole genome shotgun sequence genomic window carries:
- the LOC131799216 gene encoding major facilitator superfamily domain-containing protein 6 has translation MDIEDEEQKGEEQSPVQKHKKTTENLRKKKNPKQSDYFKCFYEADYLIFKGFCFFIYAAYGGFIPYLPLYFKQLFLGASYAGIIIGIRPLIQCVGAPFWGVIADRYHAGKVIFLGSVIAWIVKAFLLLAVRPHNQQCIEIYLNETSNMSYVYAYDLWNTEATEEPKWVVIPLHHPIMVEKNRITVVDTQANTQAIKDETGELPEEVLIKNAPLQQRKPSHKNASRHHTKPRGKLGAMTAIEKRNRRNTSNHDLVQDADKDKNVPSILGENQVGKRFELKFSHMVKVYSEELDASVEFITQIDTYEIDFMFVMFTLIIIIGEFFESPTYALSDASLLKRLGDDREYYGRIRMWGSLGWAMAATMVGLIINYSTFKLCQWQQNNYIVAFFVFIGFVAAAFVNALWFRFTYDEEKKFEDIGKVAPILLSLRHTSFLMATLYTGFCYGILVHFVNWVIDDLGGSSSIMGAAGAAREIAAIIMFAMSATTLQSLGDVNAMVFSLLAYIICFICYSNLENPWMAVALELLDGGTYGLVWSCCVHYMSDVGTKLGVVDTTQGILQGIFWGLGNGGGTMISGALIESFGTTNTFRAFALGGTVVLVILILAQYTAGLLERRENKRKEYELLSESESDGSKSEEPQEHSEEGEGGYKGKLSKTTH, from the exons ATGGACATAGAGGACGAAGAACAAAAGGGAGAAGAACAATCTCCTGTTCAAAAGCACAAGAAGACGACCGAAAatttaaggaagaaaaagaatccAAAGCAGTCAGACTACTTCAAGTGCTTTTACGAGGCAGACTACCTAATTTTCAAaggattttgtttctttatttatgcTGCGTATGGTGGTTTTATTCCTTACCTTCCACTGTATTTTAAACAGCTATTCTTGGGCGCTAGTTACGCAGGGATCATTATTGGTATCCGACCTCTTATTCAGTGTGTTGGAGCACCATTCTGGGGAGTCATAGCTGACAGATATCACGCGGGAAAAGTCATATTCTTGGGAAGTGTCATTGCGTGGATCGTGAAAGCTTTTCTTCTCCTTGCTGTGCGACCACACAATCAACAATGCATTGAGATATACCTGAACGAAACATCTAATATGAGTTACGTTTATGCTTACGATCTTTGGAACACAGAGGCTACCGAGGAACCAAAATGGGTGGTTATACCACTGCATCATCCAATTATGgtggaaaaaaatagaattacTGTGGTCGATACACAAGCAAACACACAAGCAATCAAGGATGAAACTGGCGAACTTCCCGAAGAAGTATTAATAAAGAATGCGCCTCTTCAACAGAGGAAGCCCAGTCATAAAAATGCTTCCCGGCATCACACGAAACCTAGAGGTAAACTGGGAGCCATGACAGCGATagagaaaagaaatagaagaaaTACGTCAAACCACGATCTTGTTCAGGATGCggacaaagataaaaatgtacCTTCCATACTTGGGGAAAATCAGGTTGGAAAAAGGTTTGAACTTAAATTTAGTCATATGGTGAAAGTTTACAGTGAAGAATTAGATGCCTCGGTAGAATTTATCACTCAAATTGATACGTACGAAATTGACTTCATGTTCGTCATGTTTACGTTAATTATTATCATTGGGGAATTTTTTGAATCTCCGACCTACGCTTTGTCAGATGCTTCTCTTCTCAAGAGACTTGGAGACGATAGAGAGTACTACGGACGTATTAGGATGTGGGGCTCACTTGGCTGGGCCATGGCGGCAACTATGGTCGGACTTATAATCAATTATTCtactttcaaactttgccaatggcaacaaaacaacTATATAGTTGCTTTTTTCGTCTTCATCGGGTTTGTCGCAGCTGCATTTGTAAACGCGTTGTGGTTTCGCTTTACCTacgatgaagaaaaaaaatttgaagatatcGGAAAAGTTGCGCCAATCCTTCTAAGCCTTCGTCACACTTCATTTCTGATGGCGACCTTGTACACGGGTTTCTGTTATGGAATACTTGTTCATTTTGTTAACTGGGTTATTGATGATCTAGGGGGATCCAGTTCTATCATGGGGGCTGCGGGCGCTGCAAGAGAAATAGCCGCTATAATCATGTTTGCCATGAGTGCTACAACTCTCCAATCCCTTGGCGATGTCAACGCAATGGTATTCTCTCTATTAGCTTACATTATCTGCTTTATTTGTTACTCTAATCTTGAGAATCCCTGGATGGCTGTAGCATTAGAACTGCTGGATGGAGGAACTTATGGTTTAGTTTGGTCCTGTTGTGTTCATTACATGAGTGATGTTGGAACAAAGCTGGGTGTCGTGGATACCACACAAG GGATCCTTCAAGGAATATTCTGGGGACTTGGTAACGGTGGCGGTACTATGATCAGTGGTGCACTGATCGAGTCGTTCGGCACTACGAACACGTTTCGTGCATTTGCCTTGGGTGGTACTGTAGTGCTTGTTATTCTCATTCTTGCTCAGTACACGGCAGGTCTACTTGAGCGGAGAGAAAACAAACGTAAAGAGTACGAGTTACTCTCCGAGTCGGAGAGTGATGGGTCAAAGAGTGAAGAACCGCAAGAGCATTCAGAAGAGGGGGAAGGTGGATATAAAGGAAAACTGTCCAAAACCACTCACTGA
- the LOC131799183 gene encoding major facilitator superfamily domain-containing protein 6, with product MIKEDKKSSNKGDHERETTKRFKDSLGEELQVDRTLLCYKAFYFLFFAGFGASFPYMALYFKQIGLSASSVGILAGIRPIIQFVSGPFWAILADRFKARKAVLLFSIFSWLIMTLALLIPTTHKTQCKAIKENTTEVDLSVSRRQQLIQFGAQREYSKSTSHMRGNFDTDKNTKRVNRPSGAKLLFHISPFQTYFLPSSHEEPDFEVGHPNPKIYDLVYDQTEVYQVFIYLLILVVIGEFLEAPTFIMTDAALLQKLGDERRHYGKTRLFGSLGFAFASLTVGGLLDSTEYRYCGRVMNDYRLLFYSFGIIMALVFLFAAWMFEFTYDEAENKELGEHTGTTKEILTLLLKFQYAFFITISFFLGLSNGLFFNFLNWYLEDLGASKLLMGIATIFRAIALIIAYIFNALLSKLFGHVRLMLFSVLGYFVLFGSFSIIHNPWWSLLLEFLEGITYGTAWSTAVTHLADATPQGGAATMQGILQGIYWGLGGGLGAIFGGILMDEYGAVPSFRSGAVISATVLIVSGCIQACISQTKEEEKLKAFSGKRNEIH from the exons ATGATAAAGGAGgataaaaaaagttcaaataaaGGAGACCATGAAAGGGAGACCACTAAGCGCTTTAAGGATTCGCTCGGAGAAGAACTTCAAGTGGACAGGACGTTGTTATGCTACAAAGCATTTTATTTCCTATTTTTCGCTGGATTTGGAGCGTCGTTTCCATATATGGCACTATATTTCAAGCAGATTGGTCTGAGCGCCAGCTCTGTTGGAATACTAGCAGGAATAAGGCCAATTATTCAATTTGTTAGTGGCCCTTTCTGGGCAATTTTAGCCGACCGGTTcaaggccaggaaagcagttttgttattctcaattttttcatgGCTCATAATGACCTTGGCTCTCTTGATTCCTACAACCCACAAGACACAGTGCAAAGCCATTAAAGAGAATACTACTGAAGTTGACTTGTCAGTGAGTCGACGGCAGCAGTTAATTCAATTTGGTGCTCAGAGAGAGTACTCAAAATCAACCTCCCATATGCGAGGAAATTTCGACACTGACAAGAACACTAAGCGAGTTAATAGACCAAGTGGCGCAAAACTACTTTTTCATATTTCTCCATTTCAAACGTACTTCCTACCAAGCTCTCATGAAGAACCTGATTTTGAAGTGGGCCATCCCAACCCGAAAATCTACGATTTGGTTTATGATCAGACCGAAGTGTATCAagtatttatttacttgttgaTTTTAGTTGTAATCGGAGAGTTCCTTGAGGCACCAACCTTCATAATGACCGATGCTGCCTTGCTGCAGAAGTTAGGAGACGAACGAAGGCATTATGGAAAAACTCGATTGTTTGGATCGTTAGGTTTTGCGTTTGCTTCATTAACAGTTGGCGGGTTACTCGACAGCACGGAGTATAGGTACTGTGGACGAGTTATGAACGATTACAGGTTGCTGTTTTATTCATTTGGCATCATCATGGCTCTGGTATTTTTATTTGCAGCTTGGATGTTTGAGTTTACGTACGATGAAGCAGAAAATAAGGAACTCGGAGAACACACTGGAACTACTAAAGAGATCTTAACATTGTTGCTTAAATTTCAGTATGCATTCTTTATTACTATATCGTTTTTTCTTGGATTATCCAatggattattttttaactttctcaACTGGTATCTTGAGGACCTCGGAGCAAGCAAATTATTGATGGGAATTGCAACAATTTTTCGTGCCATTGCTTTAATTATTGCATACATATTCAACGCGCTTTTATCGAAGCTATTTGGCCATGTGCGCTTGATGCTGTTTAGTGTGCTGGGATATTTTGTATTATTTGGAAGTTTCTCCATCATCCATAATCCTTGGTGGTCATTGCTATTGGAGTTCTTAGAAGGAATTACCTACGGAACAGCTTGGTCCACAGCTGTCACTCATTTGGCTGATGCTACACCTCAAGGTGGTGCCGCCACAATGCAAG GTATCCTTCAGGGAATTTATTGGGGTCTTGGAGGAGGTTTGGGCGCCATTTTTGGAGGAATTCTTATGGATGAATATGGAGCTGTACCGTCTTTCCGTTCAGGGGCTGTTATCTCAGCCACGGTCTTAATTGTCAGCGGCTGTATTCAAGCTTGCATTTCCCAAACAAAGGAAGAAGAGAAGTTAAAAGCGTTTAGTGGAAAACGCAATGAAATACACTGA